The Podarcis raffonei isolate rPodRaf1 chromosome 2, rPodRaf1.pri, whole genome shotgun sequence genome window below encodes:
- the AATK gene encoding serine/threonine-protein kinase LMTK1 isoform X1: MGMVANILAIVMSASFFNPSFAFSSHFDPDGTPLSELSWSSSLVVVAVSFSGLFTFIFLMLACLCCKKGGIGFKSWRSESREKRLRMVLRCLPCTGASTVPKTACNVELGNPGQPSPCPLTKEFDNAEGEEYASEFSAQGSPATQNGPEVYILPLTEVSLPMSRQPGRSVQLLKSTDLGRHSLLYLKEIGHGWFGKVFLGEVNAGLSSTQVVVKELKASASVQDQMQFLEEAQPYRALQHTNLLQCLAQCAEVTPYLLVMEFCPLGDLKGYLRSCHAAEALAPDPLTLQRMACEVSCGLLHLHRNNYVHSDLALRNCLLTADLTVKIGDYGLSHCKYKDDYFVTADQLWVPLRWVAPELIDEVHGNLLIVDQTKTSNIWSLGVTIWELFELGSQPYCHYSDRQVLTYAIKEQQLKLPKPQLPLSLSDRWYEVMQFCWLQPEQRPTAEEVHLLLSYLCAKGASEAEEEFERRWNSMKPGGGGGGGGGSGSGSSHVGVELSSFPLLEHFSNDGDDVLTVMETSHGLNFEYKWDQGKTEHLPASAMSPRDAARYHELYYAASGSSGGRGDGRHLSLGVSPSCYECKVQGCPGLHTPGVVPVLSAHSPSLNSEYYIRIEEAASEGSGTDLDYTMCSYSPEFGRPSHWQAKEGCYESNSSPTVSLTMEPLLGHSGAHGDSGHWEPPDYYSYGGQGDKEASPYYEASLKDGPEDYLLEEHGASEWPVAAPQKSIFADPLGVSPSVGYAYKEEAAVADSVTLELGEEEEEEEEEEEENSCGSPGSEGDENNGSPSSSKHWTSNTSANNNSCHLLPPCEPPAKDSWCYRHMITFQGLMAEPLCTVPRDGPTLGIEDLRAALLGEERVASSHTGSPCPDTDLPSEERASAKVASVEISAGNATNPLTESGLECLLAATTPPPPGDTDSVASVLEPVNNTDAGDATVPEEEAPGTGEDPVVVEEASAECSPKVPREINVDSGKNTTTGEQDRTPDKTVSSASFPDLDEASDEDTAELTSGVFTDFPVDCTERQDVIVTLKSLQKQVETPDSLELLDIPSTTSSCEAFSPTAYVPSSQPKALDSGYDTENYESPEFVLKEPHEPREPEAFTQLEKAPDGPEGPAKELSLSNSFSAELQALDEKNPYRDSAYFSDYDTEGGTREDGEGDSDGSEGHEPELPQVDVGELGKDPAQNSSGESRPTLLEPTCPQEDGMGCTFPPATSDQGTGTSLSQELVVNGVTVAELDSSRGKSDEAVALPQVPPPATRSFFLSPVVASPDVPNGACEGDVGTGSNAVARAAEEPGEGQERCCPGEQPQSSPGLSLDLSSAPSRHPSVPAELEEEEDDTEDSDESDEELRCYNIQDQSEESEEELPAVPIVVAESHSARNLRSLLKMPSLLVETFCDDLERKKKAVSFIEDVTVYLFDQESPTKELAEHPFPGVTEPPVAPPVHKDSNGSPSPAERTDAPSSSPEGSISEESKGGAFEWEDDFPLMAVKASVMPSLTSAAPEPALPGLPPTLVPAQKQVLPIQFSRFTVSPAPVSRFSITHVTDSDAGSVGGSSENRGDRE; the protein is encoded by the exons ACGGCACTCCCTTGAGTGAGCTCTCCTGGTCTTCCTCTCTGGTGGTTGTGGCTGTTTCCTTCTCTGGGCTGTTCACATTCATCTTCCTCATGTTGGCCTGTCTGTGCTGCAAGAAGGGGGGCATTGGCTTCAAG AGCTGGAGAAGCGAATCCCGGGAGAAGAGGCTGAGGATGGTTTTGAGGTGTCTGCCCTGCACGGGGGCCAGCACAGTGCCAAAAACAGCCTGTAATGTAGAACTGGGGAACCCTGGGcagccctccccctgccccctgacCAAG GAATTTGATAATGCCGAGGGAGAAGAGTATGCTAGTGAATTCTCAGCCCAGGGCTCACCCGCTACCCAGAATGGCCCAGAAGTTTACATTCTGCCTCTCACCGAAGTCTCCTTGCCCATGTCCAGGCAACCTGGGCGCTCAG TGCAGCTGCTCAAATCCACTGACCTGGGACGCCATAGCCTGCTATACCTCAAGGAAATTGGCCATGGATGGTTTGGCAAG GTGTTCCTCGGTGAGGTGAATGCAGGGCTGAGCAGCACTCAGGTGGTAGTGAAGGAACTCAAAGCCAGTGCCAGTGTTCAAGATCAGATGCAGTTCCTGGAAGAGGCCCAGCCTTACAG GGCACTCCAGCATACCAATCTCCTTCAGTGCCTGGCCCAGTGTGCAGAAGTGACGCCCTACCTGCTGGTGATGGAGTTCTGCCCATTG GGTGACCTGAAGGGCTACCTGCGGAGCTGCCATGCGGCCGAGGCACTGGCACCAGACCCCCTCACCTTGCAACGTATGGCCTGCGAGGTGTCCTGCGGCCTGCTGCATCTTCACCGCAACAACTACGTGCACAG TGACCTGGCGCTGCGGAACTGCTTACTCACGGCTGACCTGACAGTCAAAATCGGCGACTACGGCCTCTCTCACTGCAAATACAAA GATGACTACTTTGTGACGGCTGACCAACTGTGGGTACCCCTGCGCTGGGTGGCGCCTGAACTCATCGACGAGGTGCATGGCAACCTGCTTATTGTTGACCAGACCAAGACCAGCAATATCTG GTCCTTGGGCGTGACCATCTGGGAGCTCTTTGAGCTGGGCAGCCAGCCCTACTGCCACTACTCGGACCGGCAGGTGCTCACTTACGCCATCAAGGAGCAGCAGCTTAAACTTCCTAAGCCGCAGCTCCCACTCTCACTGTCTGACCGCTG GTACGAGGTGATGCAGTTTTGCTGGCTGCAGCCAGAGCAGCGCCCCACTGCTGAGGAGGTGCACCTCCTGCTCTCGTACCTGTGCGCCAAGGGAGCGTCGGAGGCTGAGGAGGAGTTTGAGCGGCGCTGGAACTCCATGAAGCCTGGCggcggtggtggtggaggaggcggCTCGGGCTCGGGCTCCAGCCATGTGGGCGTTGAGCTCTCGTCCTTCCCCCTCCTggagcatttctccaatgatggCGACGACGTCCTGACCGTCATGGAGACGAGCCACGGCCTGAACTTTGAGTACAAGTGGGACCAAGGGAAGACTGAGCACCTGCCGGCCTCGGCCATGAGCCCTCGCGACGCCGCGCGTTACCACGAGCTCTACTATGCCgccagcggcagcagcggcggaaGAGGGGACGGCAGGCACCTCAGCCTGGGGGTCTCGCCCTCCTGCTACGAGTGCAAAGTGCAGGGCTGCCCTGGCCTGCACACGCCAGGTGTGGTGCCCGTGCTGAGCGCCCACAGCCCCTCCCTGAACAGCGAGTACTACATCCGTATTGAGGAGGCGGCTTCCGAGGGCAGCGGGACGGACCTCGACTACACCATGTGCTCCTACAGCCCGGAGTTTGGCCGCCCCTCCCACTGGCAAGCCAAGGAGGGCTGCTATGAGTCGAACAGCAGCCCCACCGTCTCACTCACCATGGAGCCCCTGCTGGGGCATTCTGGCGCACATGGGGACAGCGGCCACTGGGAGCCCCCTGACTACTACTCCTATGGAGGGCAAGGGGACAAGGAGGCCTCGCCGTACTACGAGGCCTCCCTGAAAGATGGCCCTGAGGACTACCTGCTTGAGGAGCACGGGGCTTCCGAGTGGCCTGTGGCAGCTCCTCAGAAAAGCATATTTGCTGACCCGCTTGGTGTTTCGCCCTCGGTGGGCTACGCCTACAAGGAGGAGGCCGCAGTGGCAGACTCGGTCACTCTGgaactgggagaggaggaggaagaggaagaggaggaggaggaggagaactcgTGTGGCAGTCCTGGGAGCGAAGGGGATGAGAACAATGGGTCCCCTTCCTCCAGCAAGCACTGGACGTCCAACACCTCCGCCAATAACAACAGCTGCCACCTGCTGCCGCCGTGTGAGCCACCTGCCAAAGACAGCTGGTGCTACCGCCACATGATCACTTTCCAGGGGCTCATGGCAGAGCCGCTGTGTACTGTACCCCGTGATGGCCCCACGCTAGGCATCGAGGACTTGCGAGCGGCCCTTCTGGGCGAGGAGCGGGTGGCATCATCTCACACGGGCTCCCCCTGCCCGGACACCGACTTGCCTTCAGAGGAACGAGCGTCAGCCAAGGTTGCCAGCGTAGAGATCAGCGCAGGCAATGCCACGAATCCCTTGACCGAGAGCGGGCTGGAGTGCCTCCTGGCTGCCACCACTCCACCACCACCAGGGGATACGGATTCAGTGGCGTCAGTGCTGGAACCTGTCAACAACACGGACGCAGGGGATGCCACCGTGCCAGAGGAGGAGGCACCAGGAACTGGGGAAGACCCCGTCGTGGTGGAAGAGGCCTCGGCCGAATGCTCACCCAAGGTGCCGCGAGAGATCAACGTGGACAGTGGCAAGAACACCACGACCGGTGAGCAGGACAGGACACCAGACAAGACGGTTTCCAGCGCCAGCTTCCCTGACTTGGATGAGGCCAGCGACGAGGACACGGCTGAGCTCACATCCGGTGTCTTCACTGATTTCCCAGTTGATTGTACTGAGCGGCAGGACGTTATCGTCACCCTCAAGTCCTTGCAGAAGCAGGTGGAGACCCCTGACTCGCTGGAGTTGCTGGacatcccctccaccaccagctccTGCGAGGCGTTCAGCCCCACAGCCTATGTGCCCTCGAGCCAGCCTAAAGCCTTAGACAGCGGCTACGACACAGAGAACTACGAGTCGCCTGAATTTGTCCTGAAGGAGCCTCACGAGCCACGGGAGCCCGAGGCCTTCACCCAGCTAGAAAAGGCACCAGATGGCCCCGAGGGCCCAGCCAAAGAGCTGAGCCTGTCCAACTCCTTCAGCGCTGAGCTGCAGGCCTTAGACGAGAAGAACCCTTACCGTGACTCGGCCTACTTCTCCGACTATGACACCGAAGGGGGGACTCGGGAGGACGGGGAAGGGGACAGTGATGGTTCTGAGGGGCACGAGCCAGAGCTCCCCCAGGTGGACGTTGGAGAGTTGGGGAAGGACCCCGCCCAAAATAGCTCAGGCGAGTCTCGGCCTACCTTGCTTGAGCCCACTTGCCCACAGGAAGACGGCATGGGGTGTACCTTTCCTCCAGCGACTAGCGACCAGGGCACGGGGACAAGCCTGTCACAAGAGCTGGTAGTGAATGGAGTCACTGTTGCTGAGCTGGACTCATCCAGAGGCAAGAGCGACGAGGCTGTTGCCCTGCCCCAGGTGCCACCCCCTGCCACCAGGTCCTTTTTCTTGTCTCCTGTGGTTGCGAGTCCGGATGTGCCGAATGGGGCTTGTGAGGGAGATGTGGGGACGGGGAGCAATGCAGTGGCAAGGGCAGCAGAGGAACCCGGGGAAGGGCAGGAACGATGCTGCCCTGGCGAGCAGCCCCAGAGCAGCCCTGGGCTCTCTCTGGACCTTTCGTCGGCGCCATCTCGGCATCCGTCTGTCCCTGCTGAGCTCGAGGAAGAGGAGGACGACACGGAGGACAGCGATGAGTCGGACGAGGAGCTGCGGTGCTACAACATCCAGGACCAGAGCGAGGAGAGCGAGGAGGagctgcctgctgtgcccattGTGGTGGCCGAGAGCCACAGCGCCCGCAACCTGCGCAGCCTGCTCAAGATGCCcagcctgctggtggagacctTCTGCGATGACCTCGAACGCAAGAAGAAAGCCGTCTCTTTCATCGAAGATGTCACCGTCTACCTCTTTGACCAG GAAAGCCCCACGAAGGAACTGGCAGAGCATCCTTTCCCGGGAGTAACAGAACCTCCTGTGGCGCCACCTGTGCATAAGGACAGCAACGGTTCCCCAAGCCCAGCAGAGAGAACAGATGCCCCCAGCAGTTCGCCGGAAGGGAGCATCTCTGAAGAGAGTAAGG GTGGTGCTTTTGAGTGGGAAGATGACTTCCCCCTCATGGCAGTGAAAGCATCCGTCATGCCATCGTTGACGTCGGCAGCACCTGAGCCTGCCCTCCCCGGACTGCCACCTACACTAGTGCCAGCTCAGAAGCAGGTGCTGCCCATCCAGTTTTCACGCTTCACAGTCTCACCTGCCCCCGTGTCAAGGTTCTCCATCACACACGTCACTGACTCGGACGCCGGGTCTGTAGGAG gaAGCAGTGAAAACAGAGGCGACAGAGAATGA
- the AATK gene encoding serine/threonine-protein kinase LMTK1 isoform X2 yields the protein MGMVANILAIVMSASFFNPSFAFSSHFDPDGTPLSELSWSSSLVVVAVSFSGLFTFIFLMLACLCCKKGGIGFKSWRSESREKRLRMVLRCLPCTGASTVPKTACNVELGNPGQPSPCPLTKEFDNAEGEEYASEFSAQGSPATQNGPEVYILPLTEVSLPMSRQPGRSVQLLKSTDLGRHSLLYLKEIGHGWFGKVFLGEVNAGLSSTQVVVKELKASASVQDQMQFLEEAQPYRALQHTNLLQCLAQCAEVTPYLLVMEFCPLGDLKGYLRSCHAAEALAPDPLTLQRMACEVSCGLLHLHRNNYVHSDLALRNCLLTADLTVKIGDYGLSHCKYKDDYFVTADQLWVPLRWVAPELIDEVHGNLLIVDQTKTSNIWSLGVTIWELFELGSQPYCHYSDRQVLTYAIKEQQLKLPKPQLPLSLSDRWYEVMQFCWLQPEQRPTAEEVHLLLSYLCAKGASEAEEEFERRWNSMKPGGGGGGGGGSGSGSSHVGVELSSFPLLEHFSNDGDDVLTVMETSHGLNFEYKWDQGKTEHLPASAMSPRDAARYHELYYAASGSSGGRGDGRHLSLGVSPSCYECKVQGCPGLHTPGVVPVLSAHSPSLNSEYYIRIEEAASEGSGTDLDYTMCSYSPEFGRPSHWQAKEGCYESNSSPTVSLTMEPLLGHSGAHGDSGHWEPPDYYSYGGQGDKEASPYYEASLKDGPEDYLLEEHGASEWPVAAPQKSIFADPLGVSPSVGYAYKEEAAVADSVTLELGEEEEEEEEEEEENSCGSPGSEGDENNGSPSSSKHWTSNTSANNNSCHLLPPCEPPAKDSWCYRHMITFQGLMAEPLCTVPRDGPTLGIEDLRAALLGEERVASSHTGSPCPDTDLPSEERASAKVASVEISAGNATNPLTESGLECLLAATTPPPPGDTDSVASVLEPVNNTDAGDATVPEEEAPGTGEDPVVVEEASAECSPKVPREINVDSGKNTTTGEQDRTPDKTVSSASFPDLDEASDEDTAELTSGVFTDFPVDCTERQDVIVTLKSLQKQVETPDSLELLDIPSTTSSCEAFSPTAYVPSSQPKALDSGYDTENYESPEFVLKEPHEPREPEAFTQLEKAPDGPEGPAKELSLSNSFSAELQALDEKNPYRDSAYFSDYDTEGGTREDGEGDSDGSEGHEPELPQVDVGELGKDPAQNSSGESRPTLLEPTCPQEDGMGCTFPPATSDQGTGTSLSQELVVNGVTVAELDSSRGKSDEAVALPQVPPPATRSFFLSPVVASPDVPNGACEGDVGTGSNAVARAAEEPGEGQERCCPGEQPQSSPGLSLDLSSAPSRHPSVPAELEEEEDDTEDSDESDEELRCYNIQDQSEESEEELPAVPIVVAESHSARNLRSLLKMPSLLVETFCDDLERKKKAVSFIEDVTVYLFDQESPTKELAEHPFPGVTEPPVAPPVHKDSNGSPSPAERTDAPSSSPEGSISEESGAFEWEDDFPLMAVKASVMPSLTSAAPEPALPGLPPTLVPAQKQVLPIQFSRFTVSPAPVSRFSITHVTDSDAGSVGGSSENRGDRE from the exons ACGGCACTCCCTTGAGTGAGCTCTCCTGGTCTTCCTCTCTGGTGGTTGTGGCTGTTTCCTTCTCTGGGCTGTTCACATTCATCTTCCTCATGTTGGCCTGTCTGTGCTGCAAGAAGGGGGGCATTGGCTTCAAG AGCTGGAGAAGCGAATCCCGGGAGAAGAGGCTGAGGATGGTTTTGAGGTGTCTGCCCTGCACGGGGGCCAGCACAGTGCCAAAAACAGCCTGTAATGTAGAACTGGGGAACCCTGGGcagccctccccctgccccctgacCAAG GAATTTGATAATGCCGAGGGAGAAGAGTATGCTAGTGAATTCTCAGCCCAGGGCTCACCCGCTACCCAGAATGGCCCAGAAGTTTACATTCTGCCTCTCACCGAAGTCTCCTTGCCCATGTCCAGGCAACCTGGGCGCTCAG TGCAGCTGCTCAAATCCACTGACCTGGGACGCCATAGCCTGCTATACCTCAAGGAAATTGGCCATGGATGGTTTGGCAAG GTGTTCCTCGGTGAGGTGAATGCAGGGCTGAGCAGCACTCAGGTGGTAGTGAAGGAACTCAAAGCCAGTGCCAGTGTTCAAGATCAGATGCAGTTCCTGGAAGAGGCCCAGCCTTACAG GGCACTCCAGCATACCAATCTCCTTCAGTGCCTGGCCCAGTGTGCAGAAGTGACGCCCTACCTGCTGGTGATGGAGTTCTGCCCATTG GGTGACCTGAAGGGCTACCTGCGGAGCTGCCATGCGGCCGAGGCACTGGCACCAGACCCCCTCACCTTGCAACGTATGGCCTGCGAGGTGTCCTGCGGCCTGCTGCATCTTCACCGCAACAACTACGTGCACAG TGACCTGGCGCTGCGGAACTGCTTACTCACGGCTGACCTGACAGTCAAAATCGGCGACTACGGCCTCTCTCACTGCAAATACAAA GATGACTACTTTGTGACGGCTGACCAACTGTGGGTACCCCTGCGCTGGGTGGCGCCTGAACTCATCGACGAGGTGCATGGCAACCTGCTTATTGTTGACCAGACCAAGACCAGCAATATCTG GTCCTTGGGCGTGACCATCTGGGAGCTCTTTGAGCTGGGCAGCCAGCCCTACTGCCACTACTCGGACCGGCAGGTGCTCACTTACGCCATCAAGGAGCAGCAGCTTAAACTTCCTAAGCCGCAGCTCCCACTCTCACTGTCTGACCGCTG GTACGAGGTGATGCAGTTTTGCTGGCTGCAGCCAGAGCAGCGCCCCACTGCTGAGGAGGTGCACCTCCTGCTCTCGTACCTGTGCGCCAAGGGAGCGTCGGAGGCTGAGGAGGAGTTTGAGCGGCGCTGGAACTCCATGAAGCCTGGCggcggtggtggtggaggaggcggCTCGGGCTCGGGCTCCAGCCATGTGGGCGTTGAGCTCTCGTCCTTCCCCCTCCTggagcatttctccaatgatggCGACGACGTCCTGACCGTCATGGAGACGAGCCACGGCCTGAACTTTGAGTACAAGTGGGACCAAGGGAAGACTGAGCACCTGCCGGCCTCGGCCATGAGCCCTCGCGACGCCGCGCGTTACCACGAGCTCTACTATGCCgccagcggcagcagcggcggaaGAGGGGACGGCAGGCACCTCAGCCTGGGGGTCTCGCCCTCCTGCTACGAGTGCAAAGTGCAGGGCTGCCCTGGCCTGCACACGCCAGGTGTGGTGCCCGTGCTGAGCGCCCACAGCCCCTCCCTGAACAGCGAGTACTACATCCGTATTGAGGAGGCGGCTTCCGAGGGCAGCGGGACGGACCTCGACTACACCATGTGCTCCTACAGCCCGGAGTTTGGCCGCCCCTCCCACTGGCAAGCCAAGGAGGGCTGCTATGAGTCGAACAGCAGCCCCACCGTCTCACTCACCATGGAGCCCCTGCTGGGGCATTCTGGCGCACATGGGGACAGCGGCCACTGGGAGCCCCCTGACTACTACTCCTATGGAGGGCAAGGGGACAAGGAGGCCTCGCCGTACTACGAGGCCTCCCTGAAAGATGGCCCTGAGGACTACCTGCTTGAGGAGCACGGGGCTTCCGAGTGGCCTGTGGCAGCTCCTCAGAAAAGCATATTTGCTGACCCGCTTGGTGTTTCGCCCTCGGTGGGCTACGCCTACAAGGAGGAGGCCGCAGTGGCAGACTCGGTCACTCTGgaactgggagaggaggaggaagaggaagaggaggaggaggaggagaactcgTGTGGCAGTCCTGGGAGCGAAGGGGATGAGAACAATGGGTCCCCTTCCTCCAGCAAGCACTGGACGTCCAACACCTCCGCCAATAACAACAGCTGCCACCTGCTGCCGCCGTGTGAGCCACCTGCCAAAGACAGCTGGTGCTACCGCCACATGATCACTTTCCAGGGGCTCATGGCAGAGCCGCTGTGTACTGTACCCCGTGATGGCCCCACGCTAGGCATCGAGGACTTGCGAGCGGCCCTTCTGGGCGAGGAGCGGGTGGCATCATCTCACACGGGCTCCCCCTGCCCGGACACCGACTTGCCTTCAGAGGAACGAGCGTCAGCCAAGGTTGCCAGCGTAGAGATCAGCGCAGGCAATGCCACGAATCCCTTGACCGAGAGCGGGCTGGAGTGCCTCCTGGCTGCCACCACTCCACCACCACCAGGGGATACGGATTCAGTGGCGTCAGTGCTGGAACCTGTCAACAACACGGACGCAGGGGATGCCACCGTGCCAGAGGAGGAGGCACCAGGAACTGGGGAAGACCCCGTCGTGGTGGAAGAGGCCTCGGCCGAATGCTCACCCAAGGTGCCGCGAGAGATCAACGTGGACAGTGGCAAGAACACCACGACCGGTGAGCAGGACAGGACACCAGACAAGACGGTTTCCAGCGCCAGCTTCCCTGACTTGGATGAGGCCAGCGACGAGGACACGGCTGAGCTCACATCCGGTGTCTTCACTGATTTCCCAGTTGATTGTACTGAGCGGCAGGACGTTATCGTCACCCTCAAGTCCTTGCAGAAGCAGGTGGAGACCCCTGACTCGCTGGAGTTGCTGGacatcccctccaccaccagctccTGCGAGGCGTTCAGCCCCACAGCCTATGTGCCCTCGAGCCAGCCTAAAGCCTTAGACAGCGGCTACGACACAGAGAACTACGAGTCGCCTGAATTTGTCCTGAAGGAGCCTCACGAGCCACGGGAGCCCGAGGCCTTCACCCAGCTAGAAAAGGCACCAGATGGCCCCGAGGGCCCAGCCAAAGAGCTGAGCCTGTCCAACTCCTTCAGCGCTGAGCTGCAGGCCTTAGACGAGAAGAACCCTTACCGTGACTCGGCCTACTTCTCCGACTATGACACCGAAGGGGGGACTCGGGAGGACGGGGAAGGGGACAGTGATGGTTCTGAGGGGCACGAGCCAGAGCTCCCCCAGGTGGACGTTGGAGAGTTGGGGAAGGACCCCGCCCAAAATAGCTCAGGCGAGTCTCGGCCTACCTTGCTTGAGCCCACTTGCCCACAGGAAGACGGCATGGGGTGTACCTTTCCTCCAGCGACTAGCGACCAGGGCACGGGGACAAGCCTGTCACAAGAGCTGGTAGTGAATGGAGTCACTGTTGCTGAGCTGGACTCATCCAGAGGCAAGAGCGACGAGGCTGTTGCCCTGCCCCAGGTGCCACCCCCTGCCACCAGGTCCTTTTTCTTGTCTCCTGTGGTTGCGAGTCCGGATGTGCCGAATGGGGCTTGTGAGGGAGATGTGGGGACGGGGAGCAATGCAGTGGCAAGGGCAGCAGAGGAACCCGGGGAAGGGCAGGAACGATGCTGCCCTGGCGAGCAGCCCCAGAGCAGCCCTGGGCTCTCTCTGGACCTTTCGTCGGCGCCATCTCGGCATCCGTCTGTCCCTGCTGAGCTCGAGGAAGAGGAGGACGACACGGAGGACAGCGATGAGTCGGACGAGGAGCTGCGGTGCTACAACATCCAGGACCAGAGCGAGGAGAGCGAGGAGGagctgcctgctgtgcccattGTGGTGGCCGAGAGCCACAGCGCCCGCAACCTGCGCAGCCTGCTCAAGATGCCcagcctgctggtggagacctTCTGCGATGACCTCGAACGCAAGAAGAAAGCCGTCTCTTTCATCGAAGATGTCACCGTCTACCTCTTTGACCAG GAAAGCCCCACGAAGGAACTGGCAGAGCATCCTTTCCCGGGAGTAACAGAACCTCCTGTGGCGCCACCTGTGCATAAGGACAGCAACGGTTCCCCAAGCCCAGCAGAGAGAACAGATGCCCCCAGCAGTTCGCCGGAAGGGAGCATCTCTGAAGAGA GTGGTGCTTTTGAGTGGGAAGATGACTTCCCCCTCATGGCAGTGAAAGCATCCGTCATGCCATCGTTGACGTCGGCAGCACCTGAGCCTGCCCTCCCCGGACTGCCACCTACACTAGTGCCAGCTCAGAAGCAGGTGCTGCCCATCCAGTTTTCACGCTTCACAGTCTCACCTGCCCCCGTGTCAAGGTTCTCCATCACACACGTCACTGACTCGGACGCCGGGTCTGTAGGAG gaAGCAGTGAAAACAGAGGCGACAGAGAATGA